A genomic stretch from Desulfurococcaceae archaeon MEX13E-LK6-19 includes:
- a CDS encoding ABC transporter permease, producing MNWIIKRAILAFLTIYFAASLTFVVVRSMPGDPIDALTQQLVYQYHMTYEEARALAESIAPYVPKGNIFEEYIDYMSKFLRGDLGVSISYSTGTPVVELLADRIPWTVLVVATSLIISFGAGILIGMLMAYKHGGRLDSALALIFSITRSLPEYIVAIIMLSIFAFQLKWFPTRGAYSVEPGFTLEFVYDVLYHAALPIMTWVIVHIGGWALGMRGSTISVLGEDYITYARARGIPSRRIVFTYIGRNAILPIFTSFMISLGFMFGGSIFIEYIFSYPGVGLMLYQAITNRDWYLMLGTFDIIVIAVVTGTFLADILYGFLDPRIRRGVR from the coding sequence TTGAACTGGATTATTAAGCGTGCTATACTAGCATTCTTGACAATATACTTCGCTGCATCACTAACATTTGTTGTAGTAAGAAGCATGCCTGGTGATCCAATTGATGCTTTAACTCAGCAGCTGGTATATCAGTACCATATGACTTACGAAGAAGCCCGTGCACTCGCCGAAAGTATAGCACCTTATGTTCCTAAAGGCAATATTTTTGAGGAATACATAGACTATATGTCTAAGTTCTTGAGAGGAGATCTTGGAGTATCTATATCATACAGTACCGGCACTCCTGTTGTAGAACTACTTGCAGACCGTATCCCGTGGACAGTACTTGTTGTCGCAACGTCGCTGATCATAAGTTTTGGCGCAGGTATACTAATAGGAATGCTCATGGCTTACAAACATGGCGGTAGACTGGATAGTGCACTAGCGTTAATTTTCTCAATAACACGTTCACTACCAGAGTATATCGTCGCAATAATAATGTTATCAATATTTGCCTTTCAGCTAAAATGGTTCCCAACAAGAGGAGCCTATAGTGTTGAACCAGGCTTTACTCTAGAGTTTGTCTACGATGTACTATATCACGCTGCTCTTCCGATAATGACGTGGGTAATAGTCCATATTGGAGGATGGGCTCTTGGAATGAGAGGAAGCACCATTAGTGTACTTGGCGAAGATTACATAACATATGCTAGAGCTAGAGGGATCCCGTCAAGAAGAATAGTGTTCACATACATTGGCAGAAACGCCATCTTGCCAATCTTTACCTCATTCATGATAAGTCTAGGATTCATGTTTGGAGGCTCTATATTCATTGAATACATCTTCTCATATCCTGGAGTAGGTCTCATGCTCTACCAAGCAATAACAAATAGGGACTGGTATCTCATGCTAGGAACATTCGATATAATAGTAATAGCTGTTGTAACAGGTACTTTCCTAGCTGATATACTCTATGGATTCCTTGACCCACGAATTAGAAGAGGTGTAAGGTAA
- a CDS encoding radical SAM protein, whose translation MVVVKKSVVIIDEDKCRDCGFCTTINRCHSPGACIGCLSCFWSCPFEARVVKTVETDVKEATIYVDGIPYSVPTSIPLSEALKRIGFVYGDPSSKKPSLACRTGGCWSCALIINGSLERTCITPVKDGLRIETNVDGVPPRRMVHGPGPHVVGGKATPWWQVDYKHYVEAAIWVAGCNLRCPQCQNYMVTYDNTSPALTPREAAIEAVKCHKLYGTRGIAVSGGEPTINRRWLVEFFREVTKRVNPKIRRHLDSNGTVLTPGYIDDLVESGCNNIGVEPKCLNVETYMKITGIRDRDLARKYLETSWKAIEYIHSQYGDKVYLGVGLIYNKQLISLDEIADAGRKIASIDPNIQVTVLDYFPAFRRRDLVRPSYTEMIKVKQVLEEQGLTTVIVQTEKGHIGPRNMRRLYK comes from the coding sequence ATGGTAGTTGTTAAGAAGTCTGTTGTTATTATAGATGAGGACAAGTGTAGAGATTGCGGATTTTGTACAACAATAAATAGGTGCCATAGCCCTGGTGCATGTATTGGTTGTCTATCATGTTTTTGGTCATGCCCTTTTGAGGCACGAGTAGTAAAAACCGTAGAAACTGATGTAAAGGAGGCCACCATATACGTCGACGGGATCCCATACAGTGTTCCTACCTCAATTCCTTTATCAGAAGCATTGAAACGTATTGGATTTGTTTATGGTGACCCTTCTTCTAAAAAACCTTCACTTGCATGCCGAACTGGTGGATGCTGGTCTTGTGCACTAATAATTAATGGTTCTCTTGAGAGAACATGCATTACCCCCGTAAAGGATGGGCTACGTATAGAAACCAATGTAGATGGTGTTCCACCGAGAAGAATGGTCCATGGTCCAGGCCCCCATGTTGTTGGAGGTAAAGCTACTCCTTGGTGGCAAGTTGATTATAAACACTATGTCGAGGCAGCAATATGGGTTGCCGGCTGCAATCTTCGTTGTCCACAATGCCAAAACTACATGGTTACCTACGATAATACTTCTCCTGCATTAACTCCACGGGAGGCAGCTATTGAGGCTGTGAAATGTCATAAGCTTTATGGGACACGCGGGATTGCCGTCAGCGGTGGAGAACCAACAATCAATAGGAGATGGCTTGTTGAGTTCTTCCGCGAGGTCACAAAAAGAGTTAATCCAAAGATTAGACGTCACCTTGATAGTAATGGTACAGTGCTTACACCCGGCTACATAGATGACCTAGTTGAAAGCGGTTGCAATAATATCGGTGTTGAGCCGAAATGCCTCAACGTGGAGACATACATGAAAATAACTGGTATAAGAGATCGTGATCTAGCAAGGAAATACCTTGAAACATCATGGAAAGCTATAGAGTACATTCATAGCCAGTATGGAGACAAAGTATACCTTGGTGTTGGATTAATCTACAACAAACAACTTATTTCACTCGACGAAATAGCCGATGCCGGTAGGAAAATAGCAAGTATAGATCCCAATATACAAGTCACTGTTCTTGACTACTTCCCAGCATTTAGAAGAAGAGATCTTGTAAGACCAAGTTATACTGAAATGATTAAAGTAAAACAGGTTCTAGAAGAGCAAGGACTTACGACAGTTATCGTACAAACAGAGAAAGGACACATTGGACCCCGGAATATGAGAAGATTATATAAATAA
- a CDS encoding ABC transporter substrate-binding protein has translation MKHILAPIVLAIIIASLVAPLSLVLTAEDTEVTLYTHGWWQPPPANRYNPFAPKSIRITGLIYERLAFWDKMSNEYIPELAVNWTVDKENNKIIVHLRQNVYWHDGTKFTAKDVWTTFMIYKAQGRNIWNYIDDVKVVDDYTVEFHVKKWAYLILHYLLFEDGLIVAPYHIYGQWADQIANATPDQYDTILQDLISYEPDTIIGTGPFKFVKITSSEVVLEKFDKYWAADNVKIDKIVMPYITSNEVGWDYYRSGQLDYDCFMMPPQVEQELRQKPFAGIVKIYDLSGFALVFNFDNKWLSKPEVRKAIAYALNRTKIAIAAGAGFFDPVEYPTGLLKLAQDEWIGDLISAGVLEKYEYNPDKAKQLLESLGFEYRDGKWYTPDGEEFKLTMIAPGGWTDWVAAAQEIAEELTSFGITVELLTPESPSYWSDQWYLGGHYDLAIDFFGAWMIYPWRAFERMFIEVNNRPRTQVQGSNFTIVYHLDYFNEDINVTELVEVLATSFDKTEQKEAAMKLAYAVNQYLPEYPIAEKKLVLFYNKEHFLWPDPEEKYSYWQNAAGGHLEALAFMIKQGLVEPNPSYWGATTTTTTTTTTTTTTTTTTTTTTTTTTTPPAPGVNIGLIVAAIIIIIIIVGGAYYFLVLKKK, from the coding sequence ATGAAACACATATTAGCCCCCATAGTACTCGCTATTATTATAGCCTCACTAGTAGCACCCTTATCCCTAGTATTGACAGCAGAAGACACCGAAGTAACACTATATACACATGGTTGGTGGCAACCACCACCAGCAAACAGATATAACCCATTTGCACCAAAGAGCATTAGAATAACAGGACTAATCTATGAGAGACTCGCATTCTGGGATAAAATGAGTAATGAGTATATACCAGAACTTGCTGTCAACTGGACTGTTGATAAAGAGAACAACAAGATCATTGTACATCTAAGGCAGAACGTCTATTGGCATGATGGTACAAAGTTTACTGCAAAAGACGTCTGGACAACATTCATGATCTATAAGGCCCAGGGAAGAAACATATGGAACTACATTGATGACGTCAAAGTTGTTGATGATTACACTGTTGAATTCCATGTCAAGAAGTGGGCTTACCTAATACTACACTACCTACTATTCGAGGACGGATTAATTGTTGCTCCATACCACATCTATGGCCAGTGGGCTGATCAAATAGCAAACGCCACACCCGACCAGTATGATACAATACTACAAGATCTAATAAGCTACGAGCCAGATACAATCATTGGTACTGGCCCATTCAAGTTCGTTAAAATAACATCAAGCGAAGTAGTATTAGAGAAGTTTGACAAGTACTGGGCAGCTGACAACGTAAAGATTGACAAGATCGTAATGCCCTACATTACAAGCAACGAAGTTGGATGGGACTACTATAGGTCTGGACAGCTAGACTACGACTGTTTCATGATGCCACCACAAGTAGAGCAAGAACTCAGGCAGAAGCCATTTGCAGGCATAGTAAAGATCTATGACCTATCAGGATTCGCACTAGTATTCAACTTTGACAACAAGTGGTTAAGCAAACCCGAGGTAAGAAAAGCCATTGCCTATGCCTTAAACAGAACAAAGATCGCTATTGCTGCTGGCGCAGGCTTCTTCGACCCAGTAGAATACCCAACAGGATTACTCAAGCTAGCACAGGATGAGTGGATTGGTGACTTAATCAGCGCTGGCGTACTCGAGAAATACGAATACAACCCCGATAAAGCAAAGCAGCTACTAGAGTCCCTTGGATTCGAGTACAGAGACGGTAAATGGTACACGCCAGACGGTGAAGAATTCAAGTTAACAATGATCGCGCCTGGTGGCTGGACTGACTGGGTTGCTGCCGCACAAGAGATTGCTGAAGAGCTAACTAGCTTCGGTATCACAGTAGAGTTACTAACACCCGAGTCACCAAGCTACTGGAGCGACCAGTGGTATCTTGGTGGACACTACGATCTAGCTATTGACTTCTTCGGTGCCTGGATGATCTATCCATGGAGAGCCTTTGAGAGAATGTTCATTGAGGTAAACAACAGGCCAAGAACACAAGTACAAGGAAGCAACTTCACAATAGTATACCACCTAGACTACTTCAACGAGGACATTAACGTAACAGAACTCGTAGAGGTACTAGCTACAAGTTTCGACAAGACTGAACAGAAAGAAGCAGCTATGAAGCTAGCTTATGCCGTCAACCAGTACCTACCAGAGTACCCAATTGCCGAGAAGAAACTAGTCCTATTCTACAACAAAGAGCACTTCCTATGGCCAGACCCTGAAGAGAAGTACAGCTACTGGCAGAACGCTGCCGGAGGACACCTAGAAGCACTTGCCTTCATGATCAAGCAGGGACTAGTAGAGCCCAACCCAAGCTATTGGGGAGCAACAACTACAACAACTACTACGACTACGACCACCACTACAACGACAACTACAACAACCACGACCACAACAACTACAACGACACCACCAGCACCAGGAGTCAACATAGGACTAATAGTAGCAGCAATCATAATAATCATAATAATAGTTGGAGGAGCTTACTACTTCCTCGTTCTCAAGAAGAAGTAG
- a CDS encoding ABC transporter permease gives MARVEKVKKIKSDIMETMALLSRKTVIKEIIHDWVIVPGKVLIKNKKAFVGFLILMFYIFMATIGPYITPYPRSFTCPIYLKPTLLKWPPSLEHPLGCDYFGKDIWAQIVWGAPIVLKIAFIAGLITTLVGITIGMIAGFKGGIVDSILMSLTDIVMTIPGLPLLIVLASVIRASDPWVIGLMLSVTAWAGLARSIRSQVLSIKEREFIEAAKALGLSTGHIVFKEIMPNLMSYIAINFIFATTGAIYASVGLYFLGVLPFTSFNWGIMLNMAYAQAGALHSINTIHYILAPILAVIGLQVGLILFSYAVDEMFNPRLRTEL, from the coding sequence ATGGCCAGAGTTGAGAAGGTTAAGAAAATCAAGTCAGATATTATGGAAACCATGGCTTTATTATCGAGAAAAACAGTGATCAAGGAAATAATACATGACTGGGTCATCGTTCCAGGAAAAGTACTTATCAAGAACAAGAAGGCATTTGTAGGCTTCCTGATACTAATGTTCTACATATTCATGGCAACAATAGGACCGTATATAACACCCTATCCAAGATCATTTACATGCCCAATATACTTGAAGCCAACACTTCTGAAGTGGCCACCATCTCTGGAGCATCCCTTAGGATGTGATTATTTCGGTAAGGATATATGGGCACAAATAGTTTGGGGAGCACCAATTGTCCTCAAAATAGCATTCATAGCAGGACTAATCACCACACTCGTGGGAATAACCATAGGTATGATAGCTGGCTTTAAGGGCGGAATAGTGGATTCCATATTAATGAGTCTAACAGACATAGTAATGACTATACCCGGTCTACCGCTATTAATAGTACTAGCTTCAGTCATTAGAGCGTCAGACCCATGGGTCATAGGGTTAATGCTTAGTGTAACAGCCTGGGCCGGTTTGGCGCGAAGCATTAGATCACAGGTACTATCCATTAAGGAAAGAGAGTTTATTGAAGCCGCAAAAGCTCTCGGGTTATCGACTGGACACATAGTATTCAAAGAAATAATGCCCAATCTAATGAGCTATATAGCTATAAACTTCATATTCGCCACAACCGGAGCAATCTACGCCTCTGTAGGACTCTACTTCCTAGGAGTACTACCATTCACATCATTCAACTGGGGCATAATGCTCAACATGGCTTACGCGCAAGCAGGAGCCCTACACAGCATTAACACGATACACTACATACTGGCACCAATATTAGCAGTAATAGGACTACAAGTAGGACTAATACTATTCTCCTACGCAGTGGATGAAATGTTCAACCCAAGACTAAGAACAGAGCTCTAG
- a CDS encoding ABC transporter ATP-binding protein, translated as MSNPPLIEVRDLKIYFPVKKGVFGKIGYVKAVDGVDLVIDKGQIVTLVGESGCGKTTLGRAIAGLVKPTAGEILYMGKNIRKMKRKEYREYRRNVQIIHQDPFSSLNPTKTVFYTLAVPLKKWGIAKTRKELLEKVSELLELVGLHPAKDFLFKYPHQLSGGQRQRVVIARAISVRPQLIVADEPITMIDVSLRIGILDLMLDLQKKIGASYLFITHDFGAARYFAAKGGGLIAVMYLGNIVEIGPAEEVIRNPLHPYTKVLLSAVPVPDPEISRKKKPIKLKSLDIPSPINPPPGCKFHTRCPFAIEKCSKEIPKLIEVKPSHYVACHLEEKR; from the coding sequence ATGAGTAATCCGCCTTTGATTGAGGTAAGAGATCTCAAGATATACTTCCCCGTAAAGAAGGGGGTCTTTGGTAAGATAGGTTATGTTAAAGCTGTTGACGGAGTCGATCTAGTGATTGATAAAGGACAAATAGTTACTCTCGTTGGCGAATCCGGTTGTGGGAAGACAACACTAGGAAGAGCCATAGCTGGATTAGTTAAACCCACAGCCGGAGAGATTCTCTACATGGGTAAGAACATACGGAAGATGAAGCGGAAGGAATACCGTGAGTATAGAAGAAACGTACAGATAATACATCAAGACCCATTCTCATCCCTCAACCCCACTAAGACGGTGTTTTATACTCTAGCAGTCCCGCTAAAGAAGTGGGGTATAGCGAAAACTCGTAAGGAACTACTTGAAAAAGTTTCAGAGCTCCTAGAGCTAGTAGGTTTGCATCCCGCCAAAGACTTTCTGTTCAAGTACCCACACCAGCTCAGCGGTGGGCAGAGACAAAGAGTCGTCATAGCTAGAGCCATAAGCGTCAGACCACAACTAATTGTTGCGGACGAGCCCATAACAATGATAGATGTTTCTCTAAGAATAGGAATTCTAGACCTAATGCTTGACTTACAAAAGAAAATCGGTGCATCATACCTATTCATAACACATGACTTCGGTGCAGCACGTTATTTCGCTGCAAAAGGTGGAGGTCTAATAGCTGTAATGTATCTTGGCAATATAGTAGAGATAGGTCCGGCTGAAGAAGTTATCCGTAACCCATTACATCCATACACGAAAGTATTATTATCAGCTGTACCAGTCCCCGATCCAGAGATCTCAAGGAAGAAGAAGCCTATTAAACTAAAGAGCCTTGATATACCAAGCCCTATAAATCCACCGCCAGGATGCAAGTTCCATACAAGATGCCCGTTTGCCATAGAGAAATGCAGCAAGGAAATACCTAAACTCATTGAAGTGAAGCCTTCACACTACGTTGCATGCCATCTAGAAGAAAAAAGGTGA
- a CDS encoding ABC transporter ATP-binding protein — protein sequence MPGGKEVIIDVKNLSVHYMTLRGFLKAVNDVDLTIYKGEIMGIVGESGSGKSTLAMAIMNILPPTARIVSGSIFFDGKDLVRLKKGELREILWKRISIIPQAALNALNPVLKIKSHFLETARAHGIKDREWVIDRASKLLELLRLDPERVLESYPHELSGGMKQRVLIALAMLLEPEVLILDEPTTALDVLTQRFILDLLKELHEKTRITMIFITHDIAVIADLADRVAIMYAGKIVEVGDVFTVFKNPYHPYTLALMKSIPSLIGDINEMKSIPGTLPDLINPPPGCLFAPRCSKAMDICRKTPPPYIEIKKDHFVACWLYSKKEG from the coding sequence ATGCCTGGAGGCAAAGAAGTTATTATTGATGTGAAAAACCTCAGCGTGCACTATATGACACTAAGGGGGTTTCTCAAAGCCGTTAACGACGTTGACTTAACGATATATAAAGGAGAAATAATGGGTATTGTCGGCGAATCTGGTAGCGGAAAATCAACACTTGCAATGGCGATCATGAATATTCTTCCTCCAACGGCAAGAATAGTTAGTGGATCAATATTCTTTGATGGAAAAGATCTTGTTAGGTTAAAGAAGGGTGAGTTAAGAGAAATTCTCTGGAAGCGAATATCAATAATACCACAAGCTGCATTAAATGCGCTTAACCCGGTACTTAAGATCAAGAGCCATTTTCTTGAAACGGCCAGGGCTCACGGCATTAAAGACCGTGAATGGGTTATTGATAGAGCTAGTAAATTACTTGAACTACTGCGTCTCGATCCTGAACGTGTACTTGAGAGCTACCCCCATGAACTTAGTGGTGGTATGAAGCAAAGAGTCCTAATAGCACTCGCCATGCTACTTGAGCCTGAAGTACTCATCCTCGATGAACCTACTACTGCGTTGGATGTTCTCACCCAGAGATTCATACTTGATCTACTCAAAGAACTCCATGAAAAAACTCGTATCACAATGATCTTTATTACACACGATATAGCAGTTATAGCTGATCTTGCCGATAGAGTTGCAATAATGTATGCTGGCAAAATAGTTGAAGTAGGTGATGTATTCACTGTATTCAAGAATCCCTATCACCCATATACACTAGCTTTAATGAAAAGTATTCCTAGCCTTATAGGAGATATCAACGAGATGAAGTCGATACCTGGAACACTACCTGACCTCATTAATCCACCACCTGGCTGCCTGTTTGCACCAAGATGTAGTAAAGCCATGGATATTTGCAGAAAAACACCTCCACCATATATAGAGATCAAAAAAGATCATTTTGTTGCTTGTTGGCTATATAGTAAGAAAGAAGGGTGA
- the sfsA gene encoding DNA/RNA nuclease SfsA: MNNILLKIDNIEICKIIKRLNKFVVVVEISGKKKYGYLANTGKLSDYIVCGRKAFCVPKESGRTQYRIIAVEEHGLGAVLDTFIQMKAFEKAIDLNLIPWLEGYRIAKRNPRLDHSILDYLLEKNDNRVYIEVKSAVQRVNTYGASYPDCPTPRGRRHIRKLIHYHVTKGFHTGIVFIAAIPHIKYFTPNKNIDPEIYHLIREAINHNVLVKAINIYFTPKHNTIVLGNTDIPVIL; the protein is encoded by the coding sequence ATGAACAATATTCTTTTAAAGATAGATAACATTGAAATATGCAAGATAATCAAGCGCTTAAACAAATTCGTTGTAGTAGTAGAAATTAGTGGCAAAAAGAAGTATGGATATTTAGCTAATACAGGAAAACTTTCGGACTACATAGTATGTGGAAGAAAAGCTTTTTGCGTACCAAAAGAAAGTGGAAGAACACAATACAGAATCATAGCAGTAGAGGAACATGGATTAGGAGCAGTACTAGACACATTTATTCAGATGAAAGCATTCGAGAAAGCTATAGACCTCAATTTAATACCATGGCTTGAAGGATACAGGATCGCAAAAAGAAACCCTAGATTAGATCATTCTATTCTTGATTATCTTTTGGAAAAGAATGATAATAGAGTCTACATAGAGGTTAAAAGTGCTGTCCAAAGAGTAAATACATACGGTGCATCTTATCCTGATTGCCCCACACCTAGAGGTAGAAGACATATAAGAAAACTTATACACTACCATGTAACAAAAGGATTCCATACAGGCATAGTGTTTATAGCAGCAATACCCCACATCAAATATTTCACTCCAAATAAAAATATCGATCCAGAAATATACCATCTCATAAGAGAGGCTATTAACCACAATGTATTAGTTAAGGCAATAAACATCTATTTTACACCCAAGCACAACACAATAGTTCTTGGTAATACTGATATACCAGTTATACTATAA
- a CDS encoding metallophosphoesterase: MDKKAVTIVFLIITLMLSLISSYSIVYANNSGEEDGYFYYFIHITDLHLGSKLCDKSKLEVFASDVKNLYSMLPIKPLVIINTGDIVDSSGDYSYYQYYKNTLDLTGTGIDRLDTAGNHDFKSTDTYYRQYMGSPYYVWDKYINSTHYVRYIAVGTAAVGKTGGCLDTGRLDWLERVIKEAENDPNCVGIWVFGHHPPGPYTDENVTAGGWDYRATPFNDIGCDPWRFIRIISSYSKVLGYIYGHVHVNWVTFHYGKYWIGTAPLTLRGPWPTGVGSWYTGKGYVYRIITVYNGIVSTTLARPGEYPIGLIVNLEQGAVVSGIVKVVAFAISNNPIDKVELYIDGMKISDFTPVKTNEYGGLYETYFNAEEYSEWQHELQIHIVDKNGREYWSSKTYIFIHKAGGVYFIHSDAASIDYGIREDYPVVRLYIYSNIHEDFPFAAIYVPVDNSGDYVRVKALMETEHIWGREMRLRFALVSWKQEPSLNDKHWNNASGMMKLVAGFSTEQNYGRYPYDFNAWRQKGDLEQWYGEYRYLIPWWPTVGYWGQVTYRQNNFTVELWKENEGYNKAKRFTWRYANTMYDYDDIKYVGVLMRSDTSCYSQVAVAYLEVEDINGLRKYHMVPNILGVPVEAKIVSIDKDVLSYKITVKITAEASRLQGYIILQGSDDGISWSTISKVFAQGENTITYVFEKVEPHAYYRVVYKPDYNIKHLYAVAVSSPVSAVSTTSQPFAEPVTHTITTITTSTVTEEITTTITITKTKTETTAAIINTTTTITQSNWLNTGMVAIFVLIAGLILGLLLSKRHYT; the protein is encoded by the coding sequence TTGGATAAGAAAGCGGTTACAATAGTTTTCTTAATAATTACATTAATGTTATCATTAATTTCATCATATTCTATAGTGTACGCTAATAATAGCGGTGAAGAAGATGGTTACTTCTACTATTTTATTCATATAACAGACCTGCATCTTGGCAGTAAATTATGTGATAAATCTAAATTAGAGGTGTTTGCAAGCGATGTTAAGAACCTGTATAGTATGCTTCCCATAAAACCTCTCGTCATAATAAATACTGGAGATATTGTCGATAGCTCTGGTGATTACAGTTATTATCAATACTACAAGAATACCCTCGACTTAACTGGAACAGGGATTGATAGACTAGATACTGCAGGAAATCATGATTTCAAATCAACTGATACCTATTATAGACAATACATGGGGTCCCCATACTATGTTTGGGACAAGTATATCAATAGTACTCATTATGTTAGATATATCGCTGTTGGCACAGCTGCTGTCGGAAAGACAGGAGGATGCCTTGATACAGGTAGGCTTGACTGGCTAGAAAGAGTAATCAAAGAAGCTGAGAACGACCCTAATTGCGTGGGGATATGGGTTTTTGGACACCACCCGCCAGGTCCTTATACTGATGAAAACGTTACAGCAGGTGGATGGGATTACAGAGCCACTCCATTTAATGATATTGGATGTGACCCATGGAGATTCATTAGAATAATATCAAGTTACAGCAAAGTCCTTGGATACATTTATGGCCATGTACACGTGAACTGGGTCACTTTCCACTATGGCAAGTACTGGATTGGCACAGCACCGCTAACCCTAAGAGGGCCATGGCCAACAGGTGTTGGAAGCTGGTATACAGGAAAAGGTTACGTGTATAGAATAATAACAGTATATAATGGCATTGTCTCAACAACGCTTGCCCGTCCAGGCGAATATCCTATCGGATTGATCGTTAACTTAGAGCAGGGAGCTGTTGTAAGTGGTATAGTTAAAGTTGTTGCCTTTGCTATATCTAATAACCCTATAGACAAAGTAGAACTATATATTGATGGCATGAAGATCAGTGATTTCACTCCAGTAAAAACTAATGAATACGGTGGACTCTATGAAACTTATTTCAATGCAGAAGAGTATAGTGAATGGCAACATGAACTCCAGATACACATAGTAGATAAAAACGGTAGAGAATACTGGAGTTCTAAGACATATATATTCATACATAAAGCTGGTGGAGTGTACTTTATACATAGTGATGCAGCATCAATAGACTATGGTATTCGTGAAGACTATCCTGTTGTGAGATTATACATATACTCCAATATACATGAAGATTTCCCGTTTGCAGCAATATACGTACCTGTAGACAATAGCGGAGACTATGTCAGAGTTAAAGCATTAATGGAGACCGAGCATATATGGGGCCGTGAAATGAGGCTAAGATTTGCATTAGTTTCATGGAAACAAGAGCCTTCGCTAAACGATAAACACTGGAACAATGCAAGTGGTATGATGAAACTCGTTGCAGGATTCAGCACCGAACAAAACTATGGACGATATCCATACGACTTTAATGCATGGAGGCAAAAAGGTGACCTAGAACAATGGTACGGTGAATACCGTTATTTAATACCATGGTGGCCTACTGTAGGCTACTGGGGTCAAGTAACCTATAGACAAAACAACTTTACTGTAGAATTATGGAAAGAAAATGAGGGCTATAATAAGGCAAAGAGGTTTACTTGGCGTTACGCGAATACCATGTATGATTACGATGACATAAAATATGTTGGCGTCCTAATGAGAAGTGACACTTCATGTTATTCTCAAGTGGCAGTAGCTTATCTCGAAGTAGAGGATATAAATGGGCTAAGAAAATACCACATGGTACCCAATATACTTGGTGTACCAGTAGAAGCAAAAATAGTTAGTATTGACAAGGATGTACTGTCTTACAAAATAACCGTTAAAATAACAGCTGAGGCATCAAGACTACAAGGATACATCATTCTCCAAGGAAGCGATGACGGTATATCATGGAGTACTATAAGCAAGGTCTTTGCCCAAGGAGAAAACACTATAACTTATGTGTTTGAGAAAGTTGAACCCCATGCATATTATCGTGTCGTCTATAAGCCCGACTATAACATAAAACACTTATATGCAGTAGCGGTATCATCACCTGTATCAGCTGTTTCCACAACATCACAACCATTTGCAGAACCAGTAACACACACTATTACGACCATAACAACATCCACGGTGACCGAGGAAATAACTACAACAATAACAATAACTAAAACAAAAACTGAAACCACTGCGGCAATCATTAATACTACTACAACAATTACTCAAAGTAATTGGTTGAATACAGGTATGGTAGCAATATTTGTCTTGATAGCAGGTTTAATATTAGGGTTATTGTTATCAAAGAGACATTATACCTAA